In the Schistocerca americana isolate TAMUIC-IGC-003095 unplaced genomic scaffold, iqSchAmer2.1 HiC_scaffold_68, whole genome shotgun sequence genome, one interval contains:
- the LOC124589044 gene encoding activating signal cointegrator 1 complex subunit 2 homolog: MIQEKLEQLRRDRDARAKELARRREQDGPTTSANSSSDDCRTKSHNPTEQHNAMDYQDESSDSDAPFQEVRRRRKGTKRRKAEENTPMQTEQRAVPTTNYYAPLQQQDPAMEDQHQPQPNDTNTQDATAPPPPKPRIPPKAIHAYQLRPPPSKEPQQPPQPSFAATPKDFPSLRTPWTAASSLFQTPTQQQPTRPKNTARQRLHDLRQQQQQQRSTDNALGLSDIIAALSNMGSIINLLKTKNVFAILADTARKFNDAPDLLSKLLTLLEGIMAFFTD; encoded by the exons ATGATTCAAGAGAAACTGGAACAACTCCGCCGCGACCGCGACGCACGAGCAAAGGAACTCGCAAGACGGCGGGAGCAGGACGGCCCAACCACCAGTGCCAACTCATCTTCTGACGACTGCCGAACGAAGAGTCACAATCCGACGGAACAACACAATGCCATGGACTATCAGGACGAATCCAGCGACTCTGATGCCCCATTCCAGGAAGTCagacgccgccggaaaggcacCAAACGCAGGAAAGCCGAAGAAAATACCCCCATGCAGACGGAACAACGAGCTgtacccaccaccaactactacgCACCACTACAGCAACAGGACCCAGCAATGGAAGACCAACACCAGCCTCAGCCTAACGACACAAATACTCAGGACGCCACAGCTCCGCCGCCGCCGAAACCGAGAATACCACCT AAGGCGATACACGCCTACCAACTGCGACCTCCACCATCCAAGGAGCCCCAACAACCACCACAGCCGTCGTTTGCGGCGACTCCGAAGGACTTCCCATCTCTCCGAACACCCTGGACGGCTGCATCGTCGTTATTTCAAACACCAACCCAGCAACAACCAACTCGACCGAAAAACACGGCGCGCCAACGACTGCACGATCTtcgccagcaacaacagcagcaacgatcCACGGACAACGCCCTCGGACTGTCCGATATCATCGCCGCGCTATCTAACATGGGCTCCATCATCAACTTACTAAAAACGAAGAACGTCTTTGCCATCTTAGCAGATACAGCTCGCAAATTCAACGACGCACCGGATCTGTTATCCAAACTACTCACTCTACTGGAAGGAATCATGGCCTTTTTCACCGACTAA